From Sporolactobacillus pectinivorans:
ATGCCAGATTTATTTCGCTGTTTGTTTGGGTACTGCCTACCCACGGTCTATCTTGAGCTGGCACTGCATCCACAATCACAGCCCAGGATAAAGAGACAATGGTTAAGACACAGGCAGCTAAGAATAGATGCATGATTTTGGTTCGAATTTTAAGTCCCTTCACTAATGCATAGCCAACAATCATGGCTGGCAAGACCAAGAACGCTTCAGCAAACTTAACGTTAAATCCGATGCCGAGCACCCCTGCTGCAGTAAGCAACCAAAAAAGTCTGTGTTTTCCTCCTTCAATGGCTTTCAGCAGTGCCATCGCAGCAATTAATAGCACTGTTGTAAGAATGCTATCAATAGTGTTGTTTCGATTGGTAGCTACAGATAGCGGAGTAATTGCTAGTAAAAATGCAGCAATCAGTCCTGGGATATAACCATGTTTTTTGGATATCAGATAATAGAGGATAAAAACCGAAATAACCCCCGATAATGCCTCCGGGATCAGGATGCTCCAGCCATGGAAGCCAAAAATCCAGGCACTGAGGGTTTGAATCCAAAATCCCACTGGGGGTTTGTCAATGGTGATGAATCCACTTGGATCAAACGAAAGGAAGAAAAAGTTATGAAAACTTTGCAGCATGCTCTTTACAGCTGCTGCGTAATACGTGTTTGCATACCCATTTTGAGATAAATTCCAGAAGTCAAGAAAGACGGATATAAATCCAATGAGAATAAGCCATACATGCCTCGGATAAACCCGAAGATTTTTCACTGAAACCACCTCTATTCTTATTGTGGTGAAAATCCAGATTTGATGTGCATCCTAAAATTGGACAGGACAGTTTGTTTATGATGCCGGTCAATTCTCAACCCGAAGCCGTTCGTTTTCTGTCCCCAGTGCTCTCAGGTATTTTGTATCTCTCTGCATTTTATCTTGATTACTTTTTATACAGTTCTTTATGTAGTTATTTTGAAATTTTTTGTCTGTCTTCCTGTGTTTCCCCAGCAGTGAAACGTCCCTTCTTTCGATTATGATCTGAGCATAACAGTGACGGACAAGACGCGGTTAATCATTAAAAATAGCAGTTGTCAGTATGGGTCTGGTAAGCTGCGACAGGTAATCTATCACACCCTAACGAATTCCTCAGAAATTACACGGTGTTTTGCAGATCTTCTTCCAGAAGATAAGGAGGGCGCGTCAATTAAGAAGTTGCAAGTTCACGGATTGAAAACAGCCATGATTGGCGATGGTATTAATGATGCCTCCGCTCTTGCAAATGCCAATCTTGGTTTTGCTTTGGGAGGTTCAGGGACCGTTACAGCAGTGGAACCGGTTGACATTGTTCGCATGGCTGATAGTCTGACCAAATTCCTTAAAGACTTTCTACTTAGAGAGAAATTATTAAAAAAAATATTATCTTTGCTCTGTTCGTGAAAGCAGCTGCACTGTTTCCAATCTTTCCGGGATAGTTGACACTTTGGTTTGTTGTATTCACCGATACGGGAGCTGCCTACTTGTTATTCTAATAGCTTACTACTTTTCAAAGTAAAAAATTAAGCTGAAGGAAATCTGCAGATGGTAACTGTAGGTTTTCAGCCTCTTACAAAAGGTGAATCAGGTGAATAAAACATAGTCTCCCTAAAGTTGACTGTCTATCAGTCAGCGTTAAGGAGACTAATGTTTATCGGTTTTGATTAGCGAACAATAAATACAGAACACGGGGCTAATCGAGCTATATAAGAGGACTGACTCCCGATACCAATCAGATAGCGATCTAATTTACTGGTTCCCGTGGCACCGCAAACAATCAGATCACAATGATACTTCGGAATAACCTTCTCGATAATAGCTGAGCCGGGCGAATCTTCACCTGTAATACTCTTTACGTCTTTAACGCCTTCGCTTTGTGCCATTTTTTTTAATACATTGACACGATTAGCAAGCTCCGCTCTTATATTGTGAATCGACGGTGTAAAGGTTTTAAAGGCTTCAAGAGTGGCTGTGTTCAAATATGAAACGATCAGCAGAGAAGCATCGAATTTCTTTGCCAAATCGAGAGCCACCTTGAATGCTTTAGTAGCCTCTTTTGATTCATCGACCGCAACCAAAATATTCTGATAAGAAATTTCTCCATCTTCATTTATTGGATTGGATATTTTTTCTGACATATTACCAGACTCCTAACTTAATTGTATAGTAACAAGCTCACCAAAAGTTATAAAGTTTCAGAATTTTCCTTAGCCATTTGATTCAACCGCACGTTTACCCTTTGTAGAGAAACTTGAAAAACATCTGCCATTTGTTCAACAGAGTAGTTTTGAAGTATGAACTCCCTGACCATTGGATCAGGCATGAGCAACTGATAAGCAAACCAATCTGCCTCTGATTCTTTCTTAGGAAGCACATCAGACGAATAGCGGTTTGGGCAATATAATTGACCACTCTTGCACTGAGAAAAGTGAAGATAATAATGACCAAGTAAATGGGCAAGGATAAATCGCTGTGTTCTTTGATCGTGATTAGCTGTCAGATAAAAATATACACCCCTTTTATTTTTCTTAGCGATAGCAAAGATATTTCTGAATTCAAAGTCCGCGTGAAAGACATTAATATTCTCCCTTAGGGCAATGCGCATTGGATTAACCGGCATTGGGTCCTTTTCAATTAAATTCTTCACCTTTTTCGTGATTCTTTCTTCTGTCAACATTTCGGATCACCTTTTATGGCTGATTCTTACAATCACAAAGTTATTAAAGTGTCTATCTCCATTGACCGATAAACTGATCGAAACGTATAAGATCGATTTTTCCTGACCCTGTACACACAATGTTTGGAAAGTTTTAAAGAAAATTTGGGTGTTACTTATTCGTGATTAAAGTAATTGAATGTGCTGAAATAACAATCTTAACGCCTAAACCCTTCGAAATTTTCATAAGAGTGTCTAAAGAGATACGATTCCAACCATTTTCTATTCGGGAAATCAGGCTTTGGTTGACTGAGAGTAAGTCTGCCATTTCTTTCTGGGAACATTTTCTTTTTCTCCGTAGATGTACGAATTGAGCAGCAAGGCTGTGCGTATCAACAGTTTTATTACGCATTTCTTTAATTTTTGCCCGGCACTCATTCAGATATTCTTCCCATGGTTTCTTAGCCTTTACATTTCCTGCATATCTGTATTTTGAACGAGAATGCATACATCACAGTCCCTTCCCATATTCAATATCCAACTATCAGTGGATAAAAAAACCCCGTACGAACCGTGTACTGGGGGACCTAAACCAGACCATATGTTGATGATCAGGCAAAAGTTTGATAGACCAGAAATACGTTCAAGCAGATAACCACTCCGGCAACCGCCCAAGCCATGATTGTTGTCAGTTTGTGGTTAACCATCTGACCCATGATTCTTTCTTTGCTCGTAAAGATCACAAGCGGAATAATGGCCAGTGCAATACCAAAGGACAAAACAACCTGACTCATGACCAGCGCGTTTGTCGCATTGGAACCTGAAACAATGATGGCGAGCGGTGGAATCATCGAGCAAATACGCCGGATAAAAATGGGTATTCTTTTATGGATAAAGCCCTGCATCATAATATCTCCGGCCAGTGTCCCAACACATGAACTGGACAGCCCGGCTGCCAGCAATCCGACACCAAACAGAAGAGAGGCACTTGGGGCGATATAAACACCGAATTCTTTAAAAGCCACGCCCAAATCTGAAATCACGATGTGTCCGAAGAACGTCGAAGCAGCGACAGCCAGCATGAGGGCATTTACCACACCAGCTATGATCATAGCAATCAAAATATCAACCATTTCAAAGTGGAAAATCTTTTTCCTTTCTTCCGGCGTCTGGCCAATCACTCTTCTGCACGTTAAACCCGAGTGCATGTAAATGGCGTGGGGCATGACGGTCGCCCCCAAAATGCCGGCAGCAAGCAAAATACTGGCTGCTCCCTGGAAGTGCGGTACGAATCCGGACATGAGCGGTGCAAACTGAGGTAATGAAAACGCAATTTCGCAGCTAAACGCGATCACTATGATGAAAACCATGGTTGCGATAGCCATTTCCAAGGGGCGGAAGCCTTTGATCTGAAAAAAGAGAATAAGCAGGACACTAATCGCAGTTAAAATGGCTGCTGGAATCATGGGAAGGCCAAAGACAAAGTGAAAGCCAAGCGCAGCACCGATAAATTCAGCCAAGTCAGTCGCCATGACCATAATTTCGCCTTGAACCCAATAAAAAAATGCAACGCCCGGTTTCCACTCATCGCGTAGGATTTCTGGCAAATTACGCGAGGTGGCAATCCCGAGTTTCGACGATAAAGTCTGAATCAAAATCGCCATCAGGTTGGAAACGATAACGACCCACAGCAACAAATAGCCGTACTGTGATCCCCCCTGAATATTCGTGGCGTAGTTGCCTGGATCAATATAGGCTACTGCAGCAATAAAGGCTGGCCCGAGGAATGGCAGCGTCTGTCGCCAGCCTTTTTTCTTTCCAATAGCCGTTTTGAAGGATTCAGAGTGCTCCCGCCTCTTAAACCTTGGTAGTGCTCCCGCTGCAGACCCGCTGTCAGCTACCGCTGCCATGATCGACTGTTCGTCTTCTTTTTTGTAAGACATTTATTCTGGCCTCCTATTTGCTTAATGAAGAAAAGTTTCTATAAAGAAACTCTTCTTCCTGATTTCAATATATAGCGTCTCTGCCCAAATTGCAACCCTAAAATTAATAACGGCTTTCATCCTTTCACAAATAAAAACAGTGAACAAAATAGACGTGTTCACTGTTTTCAAATCGTTTATATTGTTTTTTTAGCTGGATCATCGACATGACTTCCATAGGCATTTATACATCATGCCTGATTTGGTCCATTCTAATCCCCTTCAAAGAAATCGATTCGGTAACAAATGTAGGCGAGCCCTTTGAAGGGGTATGGACATTTCAGTTATTACGCCTATCCGTTGGTTTTGTGTCATCTCTCCCTTTACGTTCATGTTTATCGTATATTTCTGACAAGGTGTGAGGCAACTCTTGGTGTTTGTTAAAAACTTGCTGCAAATCAGAAACCTTCCCCATATCGGAACGTCGTCGGACTAGTGTAACGAATAGCCTGAATACAAAAAAATAAATAAAAGAGACGATTCCTATTCCTCCAATGTTGATTAAGGGCCATTTCCCTACAAAAACGGAGATAATAGTAACGATAACTACAATTAACACCGCAAACAACAGCGCTTCAAAAAGTATTTTCCGCATGATTTTTAACCGGACTTTCATGATATTTCACCCCCTTATGGTTATGTTAAGTATTAAATTGTTATAGTTATTATGTCAATATTAATATAAAGTAAATTTGTCTTTACCAAGCAGAATATTTCAGAATAAAAAAGCAGAACGCAATAAAATACATTGATGCTCAGGCAATGATAGTGATTATCATTATCTGTTTAAGATTTAATCGATTTTGATTTTTATTATCAATTATAAAAATAAATGAGAACAAAATACTTGAAATTGAGTAAACTGGTGCTACAATTTAGTCTAATGAATGACTTGTTCCCTAATGCAAATTACGGGTTTCTGCATCTGCAGAAATTTGTGTATTGATAGATTTACAGACCTTTTACATCTTTATATTTTTTGAAGGGAGAAAGTGTAAATGACTGACATATCAACTAATAAACCTTGCCAATCGGCTGTCGAACCTAAAAAAACATGGTTACAGAAAATAAATATATTTCACGTAAACACAAATAAAAAAATTTCTCTGGCACAGAAAATCAATGTACTCCGTGCCAGTGTGATGGGTGCAAATGACGGGATTATTTCGGTAGCTGGAATTGTCTTAGGGGTTGCCGGTGCAACGAGTAATAATTTTGCCATTTTCATTTCCGGTATCGGCGGGCTGCTTGCGGGAAATATTTCGATGGCTATGGGCGAGTACGTCTCTGTACATTCACAGAGAGATGCGCAGCAAAAGGCGACTGTTGAAGAGACTCAATTATTGGAAACCCATTACGATCAACAATGTCAATTTATTTCAAACAAGTTAATTAAGTCCGGTATCTCCTCTGAGTTATCAGAAAAGGCGGCTCAGGAAATGATGGCAAAGGATCCGTTAGTGACAGTCGTCCGTGAAAAGTATGGGTTTGATCCAAACGAATTTACAAGTCCTTTTGCTGCTGCATTGGCCTCAATGTTGTCCTTTACAGCTGGGGCATTACTGCCGCTGGGCGCGATCACACTGTTTCCTGCCCAG
This genomic window contains:
- a CDS encoding universal stress protein, which gives rise to MSEKISNPINEDGEISYQNILVAVDESKEATKAFKVALDLAKKFDASLLIVSYLNTATLEAFKTFTPSIHNIRAELANRVNVLKKMAQSEGVKDVKSITGEDSPGSAIIEKVIPKYHCDLIVCGATGTSKLDRYLIGIGSQSSYIARLAPCSVFIVR
- a CDS encoding ImmA/IrrE family metallo-endopeptidase translates to MLTEERITKKVKNLIEKDPMPVNPMRIALRENINVFHADFEFRNIFAIAKKNKRGVYFYLTANHDQRTQRFILAHLLGHYYLHFSQCKSGQLYCPNRYSSDVLPKKESEADWFAYQLLMPDPMVREFILQNYSVEQMADVFQVSLQRVNVRLNQMAKENSETL
- a CDS encoding helix-turn-helix domain-containing protein, with protein sequence MHSRSKYRYAGNVKAKKPWEEYLNECRAKIKEMRNKTVDTHSLAAQFVHLRRKRKCSQKEMADLLSVNQSLISRIENGWNRISLDTLMKISKGLGVKIVISAHSITLITNK
- a CDS encoding Nramp family divalent metal transporter; the protein is MAAVADSGSAAGALPRFKRREHSESFKTAIGKKKGWRQTLPFLGPAFIAAVAYIDPGNYATNIQGGSQYGYLLLWVVIVSNLMAILIQTLSSKLGIATSRNLPEILRDEWKPGVAFFYWVQGEIMVMATDLAEFIGAALGFHFVFGLPMIPAAILTAISVLLILFFQIKGFRPLEMAIATMVFIIVIAFSCEIAFSLPQFAPLMSGFVPHFQGAASILLAAGILGATVMPHAIYMHSGLTCRRVIGQTPEERKKIFHFEMVDILIAMIIAGVVNALMLAVAASTFFGHIVISDLGVAFKEFGVYIAPSASLLFGVGLLAAGLSSSCVGTLAGDIMMQGFIHKRIPIFIRRICSMIPPLAIIVSGSNATNALVMSQVVLSFGIALAIIPLVIFTSKERIMGQMVNHKLTTIMAWAVAGVVICLNVFLVYQTFA
- a CDS encoding VIT1/CCC1 transporter family protein; this translates as MTDISTNKPCQSAVEPKKTWLQKINIFHVNTNKKISLAQKINVLRASVMGANDGIISVAGIVLGVAGATSNNFAIFISGIGGLLAGNISMAMGEYVSVHSQRDAQQKATVEETQLLETHYDQQCQFISNKLIKSGISSELSEKAAQEMMAKDPLVTVVREKYGFDPNEFTSPFAAALASMLSFTAGALLPLGAITLFPAQWRIAGTGFAVFFALIITGYSAAVLGHANKKRGVVRNTFAGLLTMLVTYFIGSLFA